The following are from one region of the Camelus ferus isolate YT-003-E chromosome 13, BCGSAC_Cfer_1.0, whole genome shotgun sequence genome:
- the DNALI1 gene encoding axonemal dynein light intermediate polypeptide 1, which yields MIPPADSLLKYDTPVLVSRNTEKRSPKARPLKVSPQQPGPSGPVPQPPKTKLPSTSCVPDPTKQAEEILNAILPPREWVEDTQLWIQQVSSTPSTRMDVVHLQEQLDLKLQQRQARETGICPVRRELYSQCFDELIREVTINCAERGLLLLRVRDEIRMTIAAYQTLYESSVAFGMRKALQAEQGKSDMERKIAELESEKRDLERQVNEQKAKCEATEKRESERRQVEEKKHNEEIQFLKRTNQQLKAQLEGIIAPKK from the exons ATGATCCCCCCTGCGGACTCTCTGCTCAAGTATGACACCCCGGTATTGGTGAGCCGGAACACGGAGAAACGGAGCCCCAAA GCACGGCCACTGAAAGTCAGCCCCCAGCAGCCTGGACCCTCAGGTCCTGTCCCACAGCCACCAAAGACCAAGCTCCCCTCAACTTCCTGTGTCCCAGATCCTACAAAGCAGGCAGAAGAAATCTTGAATGCCATCCTGCCCCCAAG GGAGTGGGTGGAGGACACGCAGCTATGGATCCAGCAGGTGTCCAGCACCCCCAGCACCAGGATGGACGTGGTGCACCTCCAGGAGCAGCTGGACCTGAAGCTGCAGCAGCGCCAGGCCCGGGAGACCGGCATCTGCCCCGTGCGCCGGGAGCTGTACTCGCAGTGTTTTG ATGAGCTGATCCGTGAGGTCACCATTAACTGTGCGGAGCGAGGGCTGCTATTGCTGCGTGTCCGGGACGAGATCCGCATGACCATCGCCGCCTACCAGACCCTGTACGAGAGCAGTGTGGCGTTTGGCATGAGGAAGGCACTGCAGGCCGAACAGGGGAAGTCAGACATGGAGAGGAAA ATTGCAGAATTAGAATCGGAAAAGCGAGATCTGGAGAGGCAAGTGAATGAGCAGAAGGCAAAATGCGAGGCCACGGAGAAGCGGGAGAGCgagaggaggcaggtggaggagaagaAGCACAACGAGGAGATTCAGTTTCTAAAGCGGACAAATCAGCAGCTGAAG gccCAACTGGAAGGGATTATTGCACCAAAGAAGTGA